Below is a window of Arthrobacter sp. SLBN-112 DNA.
GCAATGACAAGTTCTGGCTGGTGGGACATCGGTGTCCTCCTTGTGGGTGTGGTGGCGACTGGCTTTAGGCGGCAGGCTGCGGCGTACCGGCATGCTCCTGGCGCGCCGCAAGGGCTGCGTCCAGGTTGCCGGAGAGGCCTTTTCGGTCCTTCGCCGGGGGAGGGGCGAACGCGCCGGCGCGGTGCGGTCCGGACTGCAGCCCCGCCACCGCTTCGGCCATGCGGATGCCCGCGGAGATGCCGTCAACCACCGGCACGGGGATCTGACCATTGAGTTCGCGGGCCAGTCCGGCCAGCGGGGCGCCGGCGAGGATCACGACGTCGGCCCCGTCCTCTGCCACGGCCTGCCTGCTGAGTGCCAGCAGGGTTTCCTTGAAGTCCTGCTGGACGGAACCGATGCTGGGGAGGGAGTCGTTGATGGAACGGATGGAGGCCAGCCGGCCTGCCAGCCCGAAGCGTTCCACGCACTCGCGGTACCAGGGTTTGATCCGGTCCGAGATGGCGATGATGGAGAAGCGGTGGCCCTGCAGCGCCGCCGCGCACAGTGCGGCTTCGGTGATGCCGATGACGGGTACGTCGGCCAGTTCCTTCAGGGCGGGCGTGCCGGGGTCGCCGAAGGCTGCCACCACGATGGCGTCAACGCGGGTCCGCGCCGGGGCGGGTGTGTTCGGCGACGATTTCGGCGACGGCGCCGGCTGCGATGAGGGACTCGAACCGGGTTTCGATGTACTCGACGCCGTGGCCGGCGGTCCGGACCAGCAGCCGGGTGCCGGGGGCGGCGGATCGGAGCGCCTCGGATTCGATCAGGGCCGTGACGTCGGCGCTGATATTGGGGTTGATGACCAGGAGTTTCATTTTCTCTTCCGGTGGAATTCTGGTTCGGTTTTCTGGAAGTCCTCGGGGAACTGTTCCCGGTACTTCCCGATGTGGGAGGCGGATTGGGCGGCCGCAAGGTCGGGATCGCCGCTGGCAATGGCGGCGTAGAGCTCCCGGTGTTCGCGGATCAATTCGGGCAGGTCGCTGACGTGCCGGAACAGCCAGTGCATCCGGCCCTGCAGGGGTTCCAGGGCGGACTTGAGGAAGTTGTTGTCCGCGATGCCGGTGATGGCGTCGTGGAACTCGCTGTTGGAGCGGTGCGCTTCCATCACCGCTCCCTTGGCCAGGAAACTTTCGGCGTTGTCCAGCAGTCCCTTGAGGTAGGCGAGGTCGTCTGCGGTGGCTCGCCTGGCGGCGAGCCGGCACGCCAGCACCTCGAGGGACTGCCGGACGTCGAAGAGGTCCTCCACGTCCTTGGGGCTGAGGCTGCTCACTTCCGCACCCCGGGCCCCGCGGTCGCTGATGAGGCCTTCCTGGCGGAGCATCCGCAGTGCTTCGCGGACCGGCAGCCGGGATACGGAGAATTCGGCGGCAAGGTCGCGTTCCACCAGCCGCGTGCCGGGAGCGTAGTGCCCTTCGAAAATGCGGGTGCGGAGGGTGTCCCGGACGGTCTCGCGGAGGGGGCGGTCCTTGTCCTGGGTCTCTTCTGCGGTCAGCATGATGCTCCATTTTCGATTCGTGTGCGGCACTGCTCCCGGCTGCGGGGGCATGGTTTGCAGGTTTCCCTGCGAGGGCCAGCTTAGACAGGAAGACGCTTGTTGTAGTTCAGGGTGAGGACCGATGCGCCCATGATTACCGCGGAACCCACGAAGTACAGCAGGGCCCAGGTGTAGGACCCGGTGGCCCCGACGATCAGGCCGACGACGATCGGAGTCACGAAGCCGGAGATGTTGCCGCTGAGGTTCATGGCGCCGCCCAGGACGCCTGCGTTGGTGCGGCCGCCGAGGATGGACGGGATGCTCCAGAACAGGCCCACCCAGCGCAGGAAGAACAGGACCAGCGAGAGCAGCACCACTGCGGTGGTGGCATCCGGAACCACGGTGACGCCCACCAGGCCGCCGATCACCACGGCGCTGGAGATGCCGAGGAGGGTGCGCATCACCAGGTTGGCGGAGGCGCCGGTGGCCCGCCATTTGTCGGCAATGGTGCCGCCGATGATTTCGCCTACGAACCCGGCACCGAAGATCACCAGGGTGGACCAGCCGATGGTCTTCAGGTCGAATCCCTTGGCCTGTGCCAGGTACAGCGGCCCCCAGGTCAGCAGGCCGTAGAAGACTCCGTTGAATCCGAGCCAGCCCAGGCACATGGCCCAGAAGGAACGGAATTTGAGGTAGGGGAGCAGGCCGCGTTTGCCCGTGCTGCCGTCCATGGTGGCTTCGGCGTCCTCGGCGGCGTGTGAGGCTTCGATGTAGGACGCTTCCGCTTCGTTGACGGCGCGGTGGTCGCGGGGGTTGTCCCGGACGTACCACCAGACGGCGAGTCCCATGAGGACGGTGGCGGCACCGGCGATGACGAAGGACCAGCGCCAGCTGCCGGTGGTGGCAATCAGGCCGGCAATGATGATGCCGCCAAGTCCGGCGCCCAGGGGTGCGCCGGCGTCCAGGATGGTGGCGCCGCGGCCGCGTTCGGACCGGTGCATCCAGATGGCGTTCAGTTTGCCGCCGGCGGGCATTACGCCGGCTTCGGTCACGCCGATCCCGAGCCGGGCAATGAACATGCTCAGGAATCCGCCGGCCATGCCGGAGGCTGCCGTGGCGGCGCCCCAGCCGAGGCAGGACGCGGTCATCACCTTGCGCGGTCCGAACTTGTCGATCAGCCAGCCGACCGGCACCTGCAGCAGGGCGTAGGTCCAGAAGAAGGCGGACAGCAGCAGGCCCACCATTTCAGGGGCGAGGTTGAATTCTTTTTGGATGATGGGCAATGCCACCGAGATGGAGCCCCGGTCGATGTAGTTGACGGACACCAGGACCAGGAGCAGCAGGAAGAGCCGCCACCGGACGGCGCTGCGACGTTGCAGGCCGTCCTTCCGGGGCTCGTCGGGGTGGGAAGTGGATTCGGCGGCTGGCGCCGTTGTTTCAGTGTTTGGGACGGACACAGCTTCTCCTTCACGGGGAAGTTCACGAATGGGGAGTATTCGGGTTTTGGGATCCCAATTTGGGATCCCAAAAACAAAGTTAGAAGTGACTCCCGCCACTGTCAAGGGTTTTTTGCCTGGCAGCGTCCCGCGGCTCCTGCAAACGGATTGTGACTGGTGCCGCGCCGCGCCGACCGCTACAGGGAGGAGTCTGTGTGCCGGTGGGACAGCGTTTCGGCCAGCTCGGCGAGCCGGTGGGCCCGCGCTGACTCGGCCGGGGTGAACGGTTCGCCGGGGCGGGAAAAGGTGATGGGCCCGTGCCATGCCGTGGGGATCTTCAGGCGTGTCCCGTCGTCGGCTGCTGCCCCGCCGTCCTGCGGCGGCACGATCTGTGCGTGCAGCAGCTCGGCCACCGCCAATGGCAGTTCGTCCAGCCTGGCGGCGATCCTCGCCGCCAGGCTGAGCGCCTTCGTCTGGCCGTCGGCCATGGCCAGGGAAGTGGTGGGCCATACGTGCGAATGGCTGCCGCCGCCGTCGTGCAGCGCCGCCAGCAACTCGCGCTCGCCCACCTCCCCGGGGACCGAGAGGACGAATTCATCCAGGACTCCGTCCGGAACCGGGTGCACGTGCAGGCCCAGGATGTTGGCCTCCAGCCGGGCCAGTGCCTGGGTCATTCTCTGCAGGGAGCCGGGGTGGTCCGCCAGGAGCGTCCGCGCCCGCCAGAGCGCGGGGGCCGCCGCCAGCTGGCGGCGGTGCCGCAGCGCCGGCGCATGGAGCCAGCTGCGCAGGATCCTCGCCGCTGACGGTTCGGCCACCCAAATCACCAGGACTGTGGCCGTGAAGGTCAGGACCAGCACCTTGGCCACGTAGGGAAGGTGGGTCTCCACCACCAGGGCATGGACCAGCAGCTCGATGGGCAGCATTACGGCCACGTTGGCCACAGTGAGCCGCGCCTTGTGCGGCTCCGGCATGCGGCCGCAGACCTCGCAGCTCAGGTCGGCAGCGGGCGTGTTGTGCGGAGGGCGCTTCATGACTCAAGCATCACGGGGTGCTGTTTCCGCTGCGTTGCCCCCTGATTCCATTCATGGGAACGTGCCGGGCGTTCGCGGCGCCTCCGCCGTAGGATTTAGCGGGAACGTCAGCGCGGCCGCCCGACACAATCCACCCCCAAGGAAGGCGCTGCCCACGTGAAGATGTTTGCCGAGATGTTCAGCATTGGCCCCGGCAACAAGGATCACCATCCGGCGCTGAGGTGCGCCGTCGGTGTCTTCGTGCCGCTGACCACCCTGGTGCTCCTGGGTCGGCTGGACTTGGCAATCTTCGCCTCCTTCGGCGCCTTTACGGGGATCTACGGGCGCGGTGAGCCGCACGCTGTCCGGTTTGTGCTCCAGTTGCGGGCCGGGCTGCTGATGCTGCTGGTGATCTTCCTGGCAGGGCTCGCCGCACGGATGGAATCCGCCTGGGGCCTTGACCGCGCCACCACAACCTGGCTCCTGGTCCTGGCCACCACCCTGGTTGCCGGGGCATGTTCGGTGGCCATTTCGTGGTTCAGGCTTCGACCGGCAGGCTCGCTGTTCCACATCTTCGCCTTTGCCGCCATTGCGTCCATTCCCAACCAGCCGCCCCTGTGGCAGGGGATGCTGGTGGCTGCGCTCACCACGGTGTTCGCCCTGCTGATCGGCTTCTCATCCCGGATCCTTCCCAGCCATCGCACATCCTGGACCCGGCCGGCCCGAATCCGCCGCACCGCCGCAGAGAAGCATGCTGCGTGGCTCGAGGGCTTCGGTTACCTCGTGGCGGCGGGACTTGCCGGCTCGCTTGCCACGTGGGCCGGTGAGCGCCTGGGATTTGGGCACAACTATTGGGCCATGGTGGCGGCGGTGGTGCCCCTGGTGGGCCACAGCACACGGCACCGGGTGCGCCGGGGCATCCAAAGGATCATCGGCACCGTCCTGGGCCTCTTGGTCCTCGCCGCCGTCCTGCTGCTCGGCCTGCAGCCCTGGCAGACCGTGCTGGTCATGGCGCTGTGCCAGTTCGGCGCCGAAATGTTCATCATCCGCCAGTACTTGCTGGCCCAGCTGTTCGTCACGCCCCTGGCGCTGGTTTCGACACTGCTGGTGGTGCCGGCCTCGCCCACCCTTTTGCTGCGCGACCGCATCATCGAGACCGTGATCGGCGCCGCCGTCGGCATTGCCGTGGTGCTGGCACCCGGCGCATGGCGCCGGATCAGGCAAAGGACGACGGCGGCCTGACCGCCTTGTGCGCGCGGGTTCCACGCGGGCGCGATACGCTGGACTTCCCGTTGAACGGAAGGACTGGCGGTGGCGAACTCGAGCTCCGGCGACTCCGTGGTGGACCGGATCGTGCGGCTGATCTCCGCCTTCCCCCAGGACGTCAATGCCCTCCAGTTGTCTGACCTTGCTGAGCGGGCAGGCCTTCCGCTCACCACCACCCACCGGCTGGTGGGCCAGCTCGCAAGTCACGGACTGCTGGAAACCGCCCCGGGTGGAATGATCCGGCCGGGGCTCCGGCTCTGGGAACTGGTGAACCGTGCCTCGCCCGCCCTGGCGCTCCGCCAGGCCGCCATGCCGTTCATGGAGGACATCCAGCAGGTGCTGAACCAGAACGTCAACCTGGCAGTACTCGACGGCTGGGAAGCGCTTTTCGTGGAGCGACTGTCCCGGCGGGGCTCCGTGGCCAACCGGGCGCAGGTGGCGGGCAGGATGCCCATACATATCTCGTCCGCCGGTCTGGCGCTGATGGCCCACCAGGACAAGGCGCTGCAGGCCAGGTACCTCGCGGGGTTCACGGACCCGGACGGCAAACTCACAGCGGACGATGTTCGGACGCTGCTGGCCGAGACATCCCATCAAGGCTACGCGCAGCTGAAGGGTGTGGTGGATGCGGGTACCTGGGGGATCGCGGTGCCCGTGCTGGACCGCCGGAAGCGGGCGGTGGCTTCGCTGGGCGTGGTGGTTCCCCTGCGGGACATGCGCCTGCAGGCACTGGTGCCGGCACTGCAAACGGCGGCCCGGGGCATCGCCCGCGGCCTGCAGCGAGCCTGAGTCCGCTCACGCGCAAATTCTGTTGAACGGAATGACTGTAACGCCCGTCACTCCTGCGGGCCCACACTGAAGGCCAGGCAACCACTCCGTCCCCTCCCGGGACCCGCAACGAAGCGAGAAGCAGTCATGGCACGAAAAATCATCACCACCCAAGTAGCCATCATGGGCGGCGGCCCGGCAGGCCTCATGCTCTCGCACCTGCTGGCCACGGCCGGAATCGAGTCCACGGTGATCGAGGTCCGCAGCCACGAGGAAATTTCGCATACGGTGCGCGCAGGCATCCTGGAGCACGGAACTGTGAACCTGCTCGTGGACAGCGGGGTCTCAGACCGGGTGCTGCGCGACGGCGACCGACATGACGGCATCGAGCTGCGGTTCAACGGCGAGAGCCGCCGCGTCGATTTCAAGGACCTGGTGGGGGAGTCAGTGTGGCTCTACCCGCAGACGGACGTGTTCCTGGACCTGGCCGCCCGCAGGAAGCACGACGGCGGTGACGTCCGCTACAGCGTAAGCGACACGTCGGTCCAC
It encodes the following:
- a CDS encoding MFS transporter; the encoded protein is MSVPNTETTAPAAESTSHPDEPRKDGLQRRSAVRWRLFLLLLVLVSVNYIDRGSISVALPIIQKEFNLAPEMVGLLLSAFFWTYALLQVPVGWLIDKFGPRKVMTASCLGWGAATAASGMAGGFLSMFIARLGIGVTEAGVMPAGGKLNAIWMHRSERGRGATILDAGAPLGAGLGGIIIAGLIATTGSWRWSFVIAGAATVLMGLAVWWYVRDNPRDHRAVNEAEASYIEASHAAEDAEATMDGSTGKRGLLPYLKFRSFWAMCLGWLGFNGVFYGLLTWGPLYLAQAKGFDLKTIGWSTLVIFGAGFVGEIIGGTIADKWRATGASANLVMRTLLGISSAVVIGGLVGVTVVPDATTAVVLLSLVLFFLRWVGLFWSIPSILGGRTNAGVLGGAMNLSGNISGFVTPIVVGLIVGATGSYTWALLYFVGSAVIMGASVLTLNYNKRLPV
- a CDS encoding aspartate/glutamate racemase family protein, producing the protein MVAAFGDPGTPALKELADVPVIGITEAALCAAALQGHRFSIIAISDRIKPWYRECVERFGLAGRLASIRSINDSLPSIGSVQQDFKETLLALSRQAVAEDGADVVILAGAPLAGLARELNGQIPVPVVDGISAGIRMAEAVAGLQSGPHRAGAFAPPPAKDRKGLSGNLDAALAARQEHAGTPQPAA
- a CDS encoding GntR family transcriptional regulator; protein product: MLTAEETQDKDRPLRETVRDTLRTRIFEGHYAPGTRLVERDLAAEFSVSRLPVREALRMLRQEGLISDRGARGAEVSSLSPKDVEDLFDVRQSLEVLACRLAARRATADDLAYLKGLLDNAESFLAKGAVMEAHRSNSEFHDAITGIADNNFLKSALEPLQGRMHWLFRHVSDLPELIREHRELYAAIASGDPDLAAAQSASHIGKYREQFPEDFQKTEPEFHRKRK
- a CDS encoding FUSC family protein, which produces MKMFAEMFSIGPGNKDHHPALRCAVGVFVPLTTLVLLGRLDLAIFASFGAFTGIYGRGEPHAVRFVLQLRAGLLMLLVIFLAGLAARMESAWGLDRATTTWLLVLATTLVAGACSVAISWFRLRPAGSLFHIFAFAAIASIPNQPPLWQGMLVAALTTVFALLIGFSSRILPSHRTSWTRPARIRRTAAEKHAAWLEGFGYLVAAGLAGSLATWAGERLGFGHNYWAMVAAVVPLVGHSTRHRVRRGIQRIIGTVLGLLVLAAVLLLGLQPWQTVLVMALCQFGAEMFIIRQYLLAQLFVTPLALVSTLLVVPASPTLLLRDRIIETVIGAAVGIAVVLAPGAWRRIRQRTTAA
- a CDS encoding IclR family transcriptional regulator, giving the protein MANSSSGDSVVDRIVRLISAFPQDVNALQLSDLAERAGLPLTTTHRLVGQLASHGLLETAPGGMIRPGLRLWELVNRASPALALRQAAMPFMEDIQQVLNQNVNLAVLDGWEALFVERLSRRGSVANRAQVAGRMPIHISSAGLALMAHQDKALQARYLAGFTDPDGKLTADDVRTLLAETSHQGYAQLKGVVDAGTWGIAVPVLDRRKRAVASLGVVVPLRDMRLQALVPALQTAARGIARGLQRA
- a CDS encoding amino acid-binding protein, with product MKRPPHNTPAADLSCEVCGRMPEPHKARLTVANVAVMLPIELLVHALVVETHLPYVAKVLVLTFTATVLVIWVAEPSAARILRSWLHAPALRHRRQLAAAPALWRARTLLADHPGSLQRMTQALARLEANILGLHVHPVPDGVLDEFVLSVPGEVGERELLAALHDGGGSHSHVWPTTSLAMADGQTKALSLAARIAARLDELPLAVAELLHAQIVPPQDGGAAADDGTRLKIPTAWHGPITFSRPGEPFTPAESARAHRLAELAETLSHRHTDSSL